CGGGGTAGCGCATGGCGTTTGATGACCCTGGTTGGGGAAGCGCCGTGGTCATGTGCGGTGGTTTCATGACCACGGCGCCACGCGTGTTCTAGGCGGTCTTGGCGGCCAACTGGGGGTAGAGAGCCTCGATGGGGGCGCTGAGTCCGGCTTTGAGCTGAACGGAGGTCTCGTCGGCCAGGACCTCGTATTCGCCGGCTTCGACGGCATCCATAACTTTGCGCACGAGATCGGCCGGGTCCATCTTGGGGTCGGTGGCGTTCGCAGCCATCGCCGTGTCGACGTACCCGACGTGGACGCCCACCACATGGACCCCTTCGGGGGCGAGTTCCAGGCGCAGCGAGTTGGTCGCGGACCAGAGGGCGGCCTTGGTGGCGCTGTAAATGCCGCCGACGGCGTACCAGCTCATTGCTGAGTGGATGTCGATGATCACCGAGTCATCCTTCGCGGACAGGATCGGTGCGAAGGCGCGGGCGAGGAACAGTGGGCCGAGGAAGTTCGTCTCGACGTTGTTCCGGAT
This genomic interval from Arthrobacter sp. SLBN-100 contains the following:
- a CDS encoding SDR family oxidoreductase, translating into MPPLKEAVVLVTGANGGIGTHFVHDALARGASKVYATARTPRTWEDERIVSLTLDVTDSASIQAAVEAAGDVTVLINNAGASVASPGILTHTDAEIRNNVETNFLGPLFLARAFAPILSAKDDSVIIDIHSAMSWYAVGGIYSATKAALWSATNSLRLELAPEGVHVVGVHVGYVDTAMAANATDPKMDPADLVRKVMDAVEAGEYEVLADETSVQLKAGLSAPIEALYPQLAAKTA